The region GCCTCTATCTATACAAAGCATTGCTGCAGTGGTTGTTGCAATCACTTTTGTTAAAGAGGCAAGATCAAATATTGTATTATTATTTACCATAGAAGAATTTTCTTCGTATGTAAATCTTCCGAATGAGTTTTCATATATAATACTTCCATTCTGCCAAACTAAAACCACTGCACCGGGAAATGCTTTATCTTTAATGCCATTATTTACAACTGACTCTACATCTTTAAAATCATAATTATTGTTTTGTGCACAAAGGTTAAGAACTAAAAGATTCAGAGAAAGAATAAAAATTGTTTTGAGTTTCATATCAGAATTTCCTTTGTATTTACATACTTAATTTAACCTAAATTACTTTAATGAAAAAATGAGATGTATCCTTTCAATCTAATTGTTATATTTAAACCAAAAGTTTTAGGATTACTATGAGCGAGCTGGAAAAATATTTTTCTAAATTTCGTAAAAATATAATCGGGATTGATGAATCATTTGACACTCCATTCGGTAAAAAGAAAATTATCTATGCTGATTGGATAGCAAGCGGCAGATTATATAAACCTATTGAAGAAAAAATCTGTGAAACATTTGGCCCGCTCGTCGGCAATACTCATTCAGAGGCAAGTGTAACCGGAACTACAATGACTCTCGCTTATCATCAGGCACATAAAATTATAAAAGAACATGTTAATGCAGATAAAGATGATGTGATTATAACTGCCGGGTCCGGAATGACAACAGTTGTTTGCAAATTTCAGAGATTACTTGGACTTAAAATACCTGAACAACTTGTTGACTATATAAATCTCCCTGACGAATTAAAGCCTGTTGTTTTCATAACACACATGGAACATCATTCGAATCAGACTACATGGTTAGAAACCATTGCTGATGTAGTTGTAATCGCTCCTAAAGATGACGGACTTGTTGATATTGACGACTTTAAGAAAAAATTAAAAAAATATAAAGACAGAAAACTTAAAATCGGAGCTTTTACAGCAGCTTCAAATGTTACAGGTATCGAGCCTGATTATTACGAGCTGGCAAAAATAATTCATCAGCATGGCGGATATTGTTTTGTTGATTTTGCCTGTGCCGCTCCTTATGTAAAAATTGATATGCACCCCGCGAACCCTGAAGCCAAGCTTGATGCCATATTTTTTTCACCGCATAAGTTTCTTGGAGGACCAGGAACTCCAGGAGTTTTGATTTTTGATTCCAAGTTATATAAAAACAAAGTACCTGATCTACCAGGCGGCGGAACAGTTGACTGGACAAATCCCTGGGGACAGCATAAGTTTGTAAATAATATTGAAGCGCGTGAAGACGGCGGAACCCCTGCTTTTCTGCAAACAATTAAAGCCGCACTTTGCATAAAATTAAAAGAAGAAATGGGCGTGGAGAACATTAGAAAACGCGAAGAAGAATTAGTTAACCTTGCTTTTACAGGTTTGAAGAGGATACCTAAAGTTCATATTCTTGCAGGCAATATTGAGCACAGGCTTGGTGCTATTTCGTTTTATGTAGAAGATATTCATTACAATCTGATAGTAAAACTTCTTAATGATAGATTTGGTGTTCAAGTACGAGGCGGCTGCTCCTGTGCAGGGACCTATGGACATTATTTATTACACGTTGACCCAAACAGGTCTAAACAGATAACAGATAAAATTGATCAGGGTGATCTTTCTGAAAAACCAGGATGGGTCAGAATGTCAATTCATCAAACTATGACTGATGAGGAACTAAATACAATTATTACCGGAATAGCACAGATTATTTCAAACATCAGTGATTGGGAAAAAGAATACTATTACGATAAAACCAAGAACGAATTCTTCCATATTTCTTCAAACAGCGAAGAATTAAACAGGATTAAAAGCTGGTTCCAGTTTAATTAAACAGTACTTTGTCTATCAATTGACTTTGTGCAGAATAATTCTAAAATACTAGCATAGTTATTCAATATTTGTGCTAAACAAATACATTTTCTTAATCATAAAAAGGAGGGTGTAAATATGTTAGCGATTGGTGCGTATGAAAAATGCAAGCAGTATTTAAAACTACATTCAACTGAGTCTGAAGAAACCCGTGAAGTTTTTCCTTGTATTTCTATTTCACGGCAAAGCGGAGCCGGTTCTTATCAAGTTGTGAATAATCTTTTAGAATATTTACAGCAGAACACCAAACAGCCTGAAAATCCCTGGACCTATTTTAACAAAGAATTAATCTCTCAGGTTCTTGAGGATTTTAAATTACCGAAAAATTTCAGCGCATACTTTGTTGAAGATAAATATAATCATATCTCAGATGCTGTTAATGAACTTCTTGGTGTTAAACCTTCTGAATGGACAATAGTTCAGAAAACAACAGAGATTATTTTAAGACTATCCAGATTCGGTAAAACAATTATTGTAGGAAGAGGCAGTGTAGTTATTAATACTAAACTGCCAAATTGTTTTCAGATTAGATTAGTAGCTTCCTTAGATAACAGAATTAAACACATACAGGAAGTATTTAATCTTTCAAAACCTAAAGCATTGGAGTATATTACAAAAGAAGAAACTAGCAGAAAGAAATATCTGAAGTCGCATTTTTTTAAAGATACTGATGATCCGTCACTTTATCATTTAATTTTAAACACAAGCAAACTCAGTTATCAAGAGGCGGCTGAGATAGTTTTTAATTTTGTTCAAAAAAGATATCCACAGTGTTTTAATAAATAAAAGATTATTTATTACTTGCTATAAAATCAATTACAGTCGAGTTGAAAATTTCCGGAATCTCATATTGTAAAAAGTGTCCGCAATTTTCGAGCAATAAAAGTCTGCTGTTTCTTATTTGTGATGCCCCAAGTTTTGCGATTTCTTCGGTGGATGTTTTGTAATGTATGCGGTTAGGAATTAGTAAATCATTTTTACCGAAAAATATTAATGTTGGAATATTAATTTTATTTAATTGATTGAAAACCTGCTCAGCAAGCAATCCGGTTAATGAGTTTGCAACAATCTGACAATGATTAAAAAACTCCTCATCATTTTTGATCGTAATTCTGTCTGCTATCATTTCCTCTGCTTCAATCGGCATCTGATAAAAATTAGTCTTGTAATTAATTCTTATCTGCTCATCAGAGGTATTATAAGAAATTTCCGGAGAGATAATAGATTTTAACTGTTCAATTTCATTGGGTTTAAAAGTTTCAAATCCGGCAGGTGCAGCAAGTATTAGTTTCTTTATAATATCAGGAAAGTTTATTACATAAGATAAAGCAATTTGTCCGCCCATCGAGTGACCGACTAAAGTTATATTATGCAAATCGAGTATTTTAATAAACTCATTCAGAAACTCTCTGTAAAATTCTACCGTTCCATTGTGAATTTGCTTGCTTGATTTACCATAGCCTGGTAAATCTACAGCAATACATCTGAAAGAATTTTTTAAGACAGTAATATTCCTATCCCATGCTTTTAAGTAACTGCCAAGTCCGTGTATAAAAAGTAAAACATCGGATGAACTACCTTCATCAATGTAAGCAACATCGTATTCATAAACTTTAACAAAATTAGTTTTGAATTTGTAATTGATTTGATCAAAAGTCTGGCTCATACAAAAAAGAGACTTCCTTCCTGAGAAGGAAGCCGAAAAAAATTATTTTAGAAAATTGATTACTGCATTATTAAACTCATCAGCTTTTTCAATCATTATCATATGTCCTGTATTGTCAAGCTCAGTAAGTTTTAAATTGTTTATTTTTCCAATTCCATTTTTAAATACATCCTCAGTATAACCGGGGTTTAAATAAGGATTTGGAATTAACCCGTCATTCTTTCCGTAAATCACCATAGTTGAAGTTTTTACTTTATCAAGTTTATCAAAAGTTGGCTCATCAAGCATTGCATTTACACATCTAACAACTGTATAAGCAAACTCATTAAAATCAGCAGCCTTTCTCATTCTCACTCTTTCTTCAACCATCCATTCCCAGTCATCTTTCCAGGAATAAAAATTATTAGATAGATTTCTTCTTATTCCTTCTTCAGTGGTTGATTTAACTGCTTTCATTGTCATCACACTTCTTAACCAATCTCCTTCACCTCTTTGAAACTCTTCAAATCCGGCAGGAGAAGCCAGAATTAGTTTTGATAGAGTGTTCGGATAATTAATAGAAAACATAATTCCTATTTGTCCACCCATAGAATGACCAACAAGAACAACATTCTTTAAATTTAGTTCTTCAATTAGATTTTTAATTTGTTCCGCATAAAAAGATATTGAATAACTGTAATCACCTTTTTGCGATTTTCCATAACCGGGCAAATCAACAGCTATCACTCTAAAGTGCTTCGATAATTCTGGAATATTATAACGCCAGAAACCTGCATTACTTGCCAAACCATGAATCAAGATAAGTGTTTCTCCACTGCTGCCTTCATCAATATATGCAATTTTTGGATTCCCTTTTGTATAATTAACAGAGTAATCATAATCAATATCAGAAAATTCCAGAGCTGGTTTATCCCAATATAAATAGCCAGAACAGCCTGTAAATATTAATGTTATTAGAATTATTATATATTTTTTCATTGCTTTCTCCTTAAAACATTAACCAGCTTAAAGTTGTAAATAAAACCCAGGGGTCTTTTGGTCTTGTGTTAAAATAAGTAGCAGAAGGAGCATTGAAGAAATCACCAAGCGCTAAGTAACCAGCACTTACCCCAAGAGTAAGAAACACTTTAAGATTATACTTAAATTCAAGATTTACTTCGGTACCCATATAAGAACTGCCGCCGGCAGGTGTAACGTTTGATAATGCTGCTGCAAGCCCAATCTTACCGCTAAATTTATTTGGTATAAAATCTTTATAGAAATTAAAGAAAGCGGCTGTAACTCCAAGTCCCATATTAGATATATCGTGAACAACCGAATAATATCTATTAACTACCTGTGCATCGGGGAAAAGTAATAATGCACGATGTGCACTATAAATTCCAACCGGTGAACCATAAACATTACCTGTGATAACGCTATTCAATGTTCCATCGCTTATTCCATTGTCATCACCAGTAGTATATAATCCTTCTAATGAAATTTTATCATTTGCAGTCATTCCATATTTATACTGAAGACTTGCATTTGCACTTAATCCAAAAATACTTGCAGCCTTGCTTGTTACCGTTCCAACACTGTCTATTGTTCCGATATTAGCAACTAAGAATGCATCTGCCCAAAATCTATCAGCAAGAAAATCACGGTTGTAAGCCGAGTGAATTCCTACCCAGCCAACATTTGCTTCATACTTCTGATTAATGCCAGGAAATTTTATACGTGTTGCACCGTTATATTCTGCCAGAGCGCTTGTCAAGCCTTGTCCTAATACACTAATACCGCCGGCATTTTTTCCTTTATCCCAAACATACCATAAACTTCCGCCCAGTTCTAAGAGCGGATGAATTCTTGAATCAACATCAAACATCCATAAAGTTACATCATCATTTTTGCTTATTTCATTTTCCCACAGCTGAAAATAGCTTAATCTGCTTTTTGTAGTAGCTGAAAGATCAGCAAATATACTTGCACCAACAGCTTGTGTCCCCCAAAAAGAAAGTTTATATCCGCTTGTCTGCGCCATTTGAACAGAACTAATATTTGGATCACTTACATTGTCAAATAATCTTTGCAATCCAATAACAGCATTCCAATCAGAATTATCTGGTCTTATTTCAACATTAGCTAACAATGTTTGCAGATTTACCTGTCCGGCATTTATCGCACCACCGCGATTATTACCCACACCATAAGCCTGATCGCCCCAGGTATAATCAATTTTAAATAATCCCCGGAATGTTGCAAATCCATCAAGAATAGATGGTTTATATATAAACATCGGAACAAATCGCTGCTCTGCATAAATTGCAGTTTGAGGAACAGTATTAGTTGAGTTTTGACCAAACAATCTTCCTATAACCTGCCCCTGCAATAAGTCATTTGTTGGGGTAATATTTGAACCGGTCATTCTTGTAAATGAATATCCGATAAATTGAAATTCTTTTGGTACAGGATCTTTTAATCTATTATTATCCTGCGCAAGAAAATCAGCAGTTGTTAAAAATAAAAAAATGTTAATAAGTAGAAATTTTTTCATTGGTTAACCTCCAATGATTGTTAAAAAAAGACGGCAGCAAAACTGCCGTCAGTGGAAAAATTATTGATAAATAAATGTTTGTATCCAGGTAGCTCCTAAAGGGATACTATTATATTTCGTACTGCCAAAACCTTCTGCAGCAGTGGGAGCAGTAAAACCGGTAATAGCAGGTGTTGTTTGTAATACTTCATACTTTAAATCTCTGGTTGTTACTCTGTAAATTCCTGTTGATGTAACAGTAGTAGGAACAGTTTGATTTAATGTAATATTCCTTATAGATGTGCCAGTGTTTGCAGCTGTACTAAAGGTACCTGAATATGTTACATCTACATTGAAGCTGTCAGTTGCAACAACTGTATATGTATTATTGCTGTTAAAAGTAGCAACAATCTTTTTTGTTTTTAAAGTTAATACTAATCCAGGCGCAACATTAGCACCTTCAGAAACCCAGGTGCCTGTCAGCAATTCTGTTGTCGGAGTTGCTGGAACAAAGCCCTGGATCCAGGTCTCGCCAAGTGCAACATTCATATATTTAGTGCTTCCAAAACCTTCAGCAGGTACCGGTGGTGTAATACCGGTTATTTCAGGTGTTGTTTGTACAACTTCATATTTCATCATGCCTTTTGAGTCCACCTGATAAATTCCTTTTGAAGTAACTGAAGTTGGAACGGTTTGGTTTAGTATTATTGAACGGATTGATGTGCCGGTATTTTCTGAAACTGAATAAGTTCCTGAATAAGTAACTTCTGCTCCTGTACTGTCTTTTGCAATAACGGTGTATGTGTTGTTTGAATTAAATGTGGCTACAATTTTAACTGACTTTAATGTTGCAGCCAATCCGGGTGCAATCCCTGCTCCTTCTGAATACCAGGTATTGACAATTTTATCTTGTTCTGCCGGCGGTTCAACAGTATCATCCTTTTTACTTTCACATCCAACATATAAAAATGTTAATGATATGAAAAGAGCCGCTAAAAATAGACGCTTCATAACTTTCTCCTTTTTATTTTTTGTTTGATTTGTTAGTTAATTGATTCTTGTGCATTTGTAGTAATACCTTCTTATCAATTTTTCCTGCTTCGCTTTTAGGAAGCTCGGATAAGAATTCAATATATTTTGGAATTTTATATTTTGCTAGATTTCCTAAGCAAAACTCTATAATATCATTTTCATTTAGCTTTTCATTCTCTTTGATAACAATATATGCTTTACCAACTTCGCCCCATTTTTCATCATCTACACCGATTACTGCTGTTTCTTTAATTTTACTATTTGTATATAAAAAAGCTTCAACCTCTGCAGGATAAACATTTTCGCCGCCGCTTATGAACATATTCTTTTTACGATCAACAACATAGAAATAACCTTCTTCATCTTTTTTTATAAGATCTCCGGTATGAAACCATCCTTCAGTTATAGCTTCGTTTGTGGCTTTTTCATTTCTCCAATATCCAGGTGTAACAACAGGAGATTTTAACCACAACTCACCTACTTCATTAACCTTACATTCTTCCTTGCTGTCTTTCATAACCTTTGCATCAAAATAAAAATTGGGAAAACCAATAGATCCCTTTTTTCTAATCGCATCATCCTGATGAAGTGAAAAGCAGTTTGGACCTACTTCTGTTAAACCAAATCCTTGTCTGATAAAAACCCCTTTATTATGCCAGATATTAATTAATGGTATTGGCATAGTAGCACCGCCGACAATAGCATATCTTACAGATGAAAGATCTACTTTGTTAAAGTATTTAGAATCTGCCATCATCTGCAGCATTGTTGGAACCCCAAATAGTATTGTAGCTTTTTCCTTTTCCATCAATTGTAGGATCAGATCAGGATCAAACTGAGTTAATAAAGTATGTGAAGCTCCGTGATGTAGAAATGGAGTGAACAAAACATTCCATCCGCCTGTATGAAAAAAAGGAGCAAAACTTTGTGTATGGTCAGCAGAGTTCAAGTCTAATCTTAATCCTGTATTTATA is a window of Ignavibacterium sp. DNA encoding:
- a CDS encoding AMP-binding protein, with translation MNSFQTDWLNKWAAYTPDRMFLREHQRDVQWSYLDFNNRTNYLAQYLIDHYKINKGDRIAIYSKNKSEHVILFLACIKIGALLVPLNFRLMPRELDILINDAEPKVFFYDEEFSDHLPKLSSLSKVKIIKNLNEPSKFLLETNLKSEFNVSVVIDENDPVMILYTAGTTGLSKGVIITHKMLFWNSINTGLRLDLNSADHTQSFAPFFHTGGWNVLFTPFLHHGASHTLLTQFDPDLILQLMEKEKATILFGVPTMLQMMADSKYFNKVDLSSVRYAIVGGATMPIPLINIWHNKGVFIRQGFGLTEVGPNCFSLHQDDAIRKKGSIGFPNFYFDAKVMKDSKEECKVNEVGELWLKSPVVTPGYWRNEKATNEAITEGWFHTGDLIKKDEEGYFYVVDRKKNMFISGGENVYPAEVEAFLYTNSKIKETAVIGVDDEKWGEVGKAYIVIKENEKLNENDIIEFCLGNLAKYKIPKYIEFLSELPKSEAGKIDKKVLLQMHKNQLTNKSNKK
- a CDS encoding aminotransferase class V-fold PLP-dependent enzyme, yielding MSELEKYFSKFRKNIIGIDESFDTPFGKKKIIYADWIASGRLYKPIEEKICETFGPLVGNTHSEASVTGTTMTLAYHQAHKIIKEHVNADKDDVIITAGSGMTTVVCKFQRLLGLKIPEQLVDYINLPDELKPVVFITHMEHHSNQTTWLETIADVVVIAPKDDGLVDIDDFKKKLKKYKDRKLKIGAFTAASNVTGIEPDYYELAKIIHQHGGYCFVDFACAAPYVKIDMHPANPEAKLDAIFFSPHKFLGGPGTPGVLIFDSKLYKNKVPDLPGGGTVDWTNPWGQHKFVNNIEAREDGGTPAFLQTIKAALCIKLKEEMGVENIRKREEELVNLAFTGLKRIPKVHILAGNIEHRLGAISFYVEDIHYNLIVKLLNDRFGVQVRGGCSCAGTYGHYLLHVDPNRSKQITDKIDQGDLSEKPGWVRMSIHQTMTDEELNTIITGIAQIISNISDWEKEYYYDKTKNEFFHISSNSEELNRIKSWFQFN
- a CDS encoding alpha/beta hydrolase, with the protein product MSQTFDQINYKFKTNFVKVYEYDVAYIDEGSSSDVLLFIHGLGSYLKAWDRNITVLKNSFRCIAVDLPGYGKSSKQIHNGTVEFYREFLNEFIKILDLHNITLVGHSMGGQIALSYVINFPDIIKKLILAAPAGFETFKPNEIEQLKSIISPEISYNTSDEQIRINYKTNFYQMPIEAEEMIADRITIKNDEEFFNHCQIVANSLTGLLAEQVFNQLNKINIPTLIFFGKNDLLIPNRIHYKTSTEEIAKLGASQIRNSRLLLLENCGHFLQYEIPEIFNSTVIDFIASNK
- a CDS encoding alpha/beta hydrolase; this encodes MKKYIIILITLIFTGCSGYLYWDKPALEFSDIDYDYSVNYTKGNPKIAYIDEGSSGETLILIHGLASNAGFWRYNIPELSKHFRVIAVDLPGYGKSQKGDYSYSISFYAEQIKNLIEELNLKNVVLVGHSMGGQIGIMFSINYPNTLSKLILASPAGFEEFQRGEGDWLRSVMTMKAVKSTTEEGIRRNLSNNFYSWKDDWEWMVEERVRMRKAADFNEFAYTVVRCVNAMLDEPTFDKLDKVKTSTMVIYGKNDGLIPNPYLNPGYTEDVFKNGIGKINNLKLTELDNTGHMIMIEKADEFNNAVINFLK
- a CDS encoding cytidylate kinase-like family protein; this translates as MLAIGAYEKCKQYLKLHSTESEETREVFPCISISRQSGAGSYQVVNNLLEYLQQNTKQPENPWTYFNKELISQVLEDFKLPKNFSAYFVEDKYNHISDAVNELLGVKPSEWTIVQKTTEIILRLSRFGKTIIVGRGSVVINTKLPNCFQIRLVASLDNRIKHIQEVFNLSKPKALEYITKEETSRKKYLKSHFFKDTDDPSLYHLILNTSKLSYQEAAEIVFNFVQKRYPQCFNK